Below is a window of Xiphophorus couchianus chromosome 1, X_couchianus-1.0, whole genome shotgun sequence DNA.
AGACTGTAACAACCTGCTTCAGGAGAGGAGTTTCAACATCACACATAAGATAAAGAGGAGACAGGAGACAACACTGTGCAGCGCCATAGTGCCAGGAGATTATGGCTCACGGATGTTGGCAGATTGGTACTTCATATGCGGGAATGAAGCGTACATGTTCTTGCCGAAAAATTGGGGAGGACTGTGTGCTGTGGTTCCTTTGATCAACCCGATTGCGTTCATCAGGAAAGCACAGAATGATCTACACACCCACTCCAAACGAACAGTTATGTCAGAGGTCAAAAGATGGGGAGGCCTCACAACACATACTGGAGTTCCATGGGAATTCAGGATTTGGAACGGTGGAGAAAAATTTATGCAAAGCCTGTTTCCGTGGGTTGGAATAGGTGAGATTCGGGACCACGTTGAGATAAACAGGTACGGATTACTGCGACTAATCAACATCACATACCAGCTGGCCAATGGCACCATGAAAGAACTGACTGAACTGAGAAACATGGTTATGCAAAATTGTGTTGTCCTGGACTTCCTCACTGCCCCTCAAGGAGGGGTCTGCAAGATCATTGGCCCAACATGCTGTACTTTTGTGCCTGATGAAACAGGTACTGGAGGAACTATTTCTGATGCTCTATATGAGCTGGAAGATCTAAAACAATATGTGGAGAGTGGAACACGCGGCTCATCCTCTTGATTTGCTTTCATGGCTTACATCTGGACCATGGTGGAATTTGCTGTTAAAGCTCGTGACACCTATTCTGGTTGTTTTAGTTCTGTTCTGTCTTTTTACGGGTTGCATTATACCTTGTCTACGAAatatgatgtttaaaacaattaacacaACTGTTATCAACTATCAGTAGGCAAAGGCATCTTATGAGACAACTGAAGATGACTTGTTTCGAGTTTCTGACGATTTTCTGAACAATGATGAAGTTCTGTaatcagtaaacagataaaTTCATTTGCTGAATGACTCCTACACCGAAAATGTGAAACAAGTGGTGTTAAGGATGAGAAaactgcttttgattttttgctgtttcttttatttgtttcatttattgcaTTATATTCCATTTATTCattgtgtattttctgtgtttagattaggaaaaaaaaaatcttgcatttattggttcttttcttttcttttcttttctatgcTTAGCTTTTGCATAAAGTTTACACAcataatgaaatgataaaaaggGGGgaatgttagagattttttggtattatcattttattattactttagttcacattcagcctatagatcattgtgattttctgtttaaagtgttctcttccttatgtgtgtatggaggtcactactgtctggcAGCCTTCTAGTGTTAATCTTCATGAGAAATAgttaacactgagtttctcagaccttaaatccttttgcaagaacacctcctaatttagtaactacctgtgagcagtcgtattttgttttgttgacagtattgaccgagatttgaaccgggctcagacctttgatcagatatcacatctggaactgggTTGTTAGTTGTTTGGGTTAGAAGTTTTAcaacctctgttgtttttcctgactgcccccttgcctgtttttctttgacaataaaaacaggagctcatgCGGAAGCAGATCAGAACGGTCTGTGAATGGCTCAGAGGAGCAGTTGACGGAgacttctccttttgcaaaagcttgacatgaaattcatatatgttgtctgtggttctttcttttatgtaggttcgaaaggaaaaatACCTATCAGCCACAGCCTACCTGAGTATTGTTACTGACCAGGTCCATccctttatgaccacagtgtACCCATCTTCTGATGGCTGCTTCCAGCAGGATGACGTGCCATGTCTTTCATGAAGTGCAaatcatctcagactggttACTTGAACACGACAATGAGTTTACTGAACTCGACTGGTCTCCACCTGATCTCAAGGTAATTCTGAAGGCAAAAGGGGCTCCAATCTGGTACCTAATAAGGTACACATTTATTAGCAatgtgtacctaataaagtggctggTGAGTATATTTCACCAGCCATTTGAGAAAGATCAAatttataaatacacaaaagacCGTAAATAGTGAGCATGCAAAAGGAAAAGTAACAACCAGAAAATCTATTGTAGTACAGatcagttttattcaaacacaTAACAATAGTTATACATACTAATTACattaaacatcaataaaatatgGAGGTTTAAGTAGATCATTTCAAATTTgtaagaactgaaaaaaaaaatagaaacaaagaaacacatgaataaaCTGATATGGCCCCATCCTCCTAATAAAAACATAGGCAAACATGGAAATGAGCAGCTCAGACACCCCCGGATGATGACGTCCCTATCCAGAGGTTTCAGCTTGGTGGCGTTACTACGGTTCTGAGATGATCCCCTCTCTTAGGTGAAATGGATCTTGAGTAGGATGAAGGGGTGGAGGAAATGAACTCTTCATCAGAATCGAAAAAGGATAAGTCCATTTCGATGTCCTTGATGGAACGAGTCCTTTCAATGCTAACaggtaaaatggaaaacatggtAAATAACGTTCAAGACAAACTGGGACTAAAGTACCTCTTGTCTTACCACTTAGTGTAAATGACTTATAACAATCTATGCTCAAATTTCTCCAAACTGAAGACATTCTGATACATTTAGATCTTTGTTATGTGAGTTTATGAGCGAATAATACAGAGACCACTGATACAGCTCAGAAAGGGATTTACACAATGTTGACAAAAGTATTAGTATTAGTATTAGTATGGATAAgggagcaaatacttttggcGACATTGTGTCTTTGCAAATGAAcacatcattttaataatttcatttaccTTGGCATTTTTTCCAGGCTTATCAGGTCGTCATGCCACACATGATTGGTGATAGCAACACCAAAGACATTTACCAGCACATTCACCACAGTAATGAAATGATCTCTGAAGGGCACAGAAGAGAACAAACATGCTGTCAGACTCAACTATGTTTGTCTCGAAGGTTTTCTCTCCATCAATCTACAACAACCAGATGCACCAGGTCTTCTACAGCTCAGACTGATGTTGACTTCAGTCTCCAAGTGTAGTTTTATCAATCATTACTACACTAGCTCTCCTCAGGTTTTCTCCACTAGTAGGTGATCCTAGACATTAGTTTATTATGCAAGTTAAAAATCCTGTCCTGGTCAAGAATAATTTCAAGCTTTCTGATAATAGACCAGCATAGCTCCATCCAGAGTGACTACACAGTTTGATGGTGAAAGTACTCTTTAAACACAAGCAGCAGGCTTTGAGAATCAAGTTGGACCTACAGAATCCACTCCACCCCGATCAGAATGGCAGCATGCTCTGCAGGCAGTCCTACAGCGGTCAGAATCAGGATAGTGGTCACAGCTCCTGTTGCTGGGATACCTGCAGTTCCAAAGGTGATAATGGAACTAGACAAGCTGCAAACCAAGCACAATCTCAATTAGCATCTCTGTCCCAGCAACAGAAATGCTACAATCTGCAACTTTATCAATCCTTTCCTATTGTCCAGTTGGTTCAGTTCAAAATTTACAGTGAAAATAACTATAAATATCCTGAAACACCTCCAGATTAATGTTTTAGAATTAATAGAGTGCTTAGTTTTTGACCTGCTGCCTCAACCTTTGTCCACTGCTTCTTCAAATATTTGGTCAAGTGAGGTGATCAGAAATTTCAGGATTGAATATCaaaattgttttacagttttatgtttttagactTGAAGCTTATTTTGCACCTATTAAGTGATCACTGTGGTAGATCAGCTAATTTAAGCATCtcctctactgatgatctgtaaAAGTTGGTGTGTAGgtcgcctttttttttaatatcataactgaaccaaaacacaccaaatCCCAGCATGCACCTTTTCTCAATTCCATGCACTTATATGAAGCAACTTACCCAATGGCGATTATCTGGCCGACACCCAGCGTGATGTCATGAAGCTGGGCAATAAAGATGGTAGCGGACACTTCATAGAACGCCAATCCAGTTCTATTGATGCTGGTGACAATGGGCAACATAAGGCGGCAGAGTTTCTTATCGACCTTCACGTTCTCTTCACAGCATTGCAAGGTGAGAGGCAGAGTGGCGGCGCTTTGGTAGAAAGCACATCCTTCATTGGTGCACCGTTCATATGAACAAACTGGAGAAGTGTCATgctttttcaacaaaaacagaacatttcacCTGGACGCGATGATAAATGCTGTCGTCAAAGCCCTAGAGGTCTGCTTGAAGATAAGAAAAGGGTTCCGTCTGGTGAGAACGACGTAAATCATGGGGAAAACAATGAAGGCTTGGACTGCCAGcctgaacaacaaaacaaagtcacaTTAGTGTTAGAGATTCATTAAGTATTCACTGGTTGTTAAACATTTATTGGTACATTCATAcctctttaaacattttgtcatggtaaaacctgacagatcaatgtgtttggggggattttatatgatatgCTAACACACAGTGATGGATCACAGTAAAGTGGAATGAAAAttatggtaacactttatttgacgggttgtgaataagactgtcatgacaccgtcataaacatgacataacacctgtcatgaacatgagtaagtcttcatgaatatttatgactgttgtcataaagtgtcattcggtaaatcatgacacttttcatacaaagttgacattattcaaaatgtcttcgttatgacaacttgtcattaaccAAGAATCATCATGTCATAAATATGTCATAATAGTAGTCATAATAATGTCATAAATGTCATTATACGCTGTCAAAATCTTTAACAAACCAGTTATTAATATTTCCCCTAccttaaataaagcaaaacaagtaCGACCAATAATAAAGCTTTATTACACAGTAGAACAAACCCTTTATAcagtggaataaaacaaaagataactTGTTCTTCAAACAGAGGGTTTAACTTCTGGTGAGTATATTCTAACTATGAAAGACTgattgaaaaactaaaacagaattacttattttataaCTTAAGAAAATAGGTTCTATCTACAGTCAGCCATTTCCTTCGTCATAGTCTTCCTGCAACGCTCCAAAAACAGGGAGATCCTCTTGTTGTCTTCACTTCCTGGAAGCAGGTCTTTGAAAGTGCCGGAAATGCTCAGAAATTGTGGCTCTTCTTGCAATAGTTGTGGTCAATGTTAATCATGGTGAAAGTCTTTTCGTGAATTCTGGTGAATCTCTTCTGGACATTCTCATAGCGGGTAATGACTCAATTCATTGTGGTCACCTAAAAAGTTGGCAAAGCAAAGAACACAAGCACCATGTCACATCAGCCAAGTTGCTAAACAATGCACATAAAGGATAACTTTGACTAACATATAAGCTTTTAATTTGTTAGATTAaaactggagggaaaaaaaacgtatttgcctgcctttaaaatatgtttaatattaagGGCTAACCTTACAGTAATGGAGTTTAATAACTTTAGCTAACATTAACTTACAGCAAGGTAGGATTGGCTTGAATTGGTCATAGCTAACATTACAAAGAATGAGAACACAGTCAATGttattttctcaaagaaaatgtaaagttaagaaGACACATACCTCATATGTATTAGGTGACAATCTTTGGCTTCTTTTTACATAGGAGGTCTGCAGAACTTGTGTAAGGCTTGCCCCACAAGATGGAAGATTTCTTCTTCACCAACACACTGCACGCCTGTTGTGCACTGCTGCCTCTCACTGGTGGAGATGGTGTATTGCACTACTTAAAACAGCCTTAAATAATGTTTCAAATGCAAAGTTCATAAGTGCTTTGTAGACATCTTACTGTAAAACTTTAGGAtcaattaaattaagaaatttaagactaaacaaaatggcagagcAATATAACATTTCCACACAAagctacatcatttttaaagtttaatcggtaatacttttataacaaatgaatgtcagatcatgatttgttggttaatgtcaagttgtcataacgaagacattttgaataatgtcaactttgtattaaatgtgtcatgatttaccgaatgacactttatgacaacagtcataaatattcatgatgacttactcatgttcatgacaggtgttatgtcatgtttatgagcTTTGCTCTTTCATAAAAACAGTTGTCACATTCTTCTCTGCAAAATAGCACAAGCTAAGATTTAATGGAGAGTGTAACCACATATTATCAAATGGATATAGGTCTGGTCTTTGTCTAtcccattctaacacatgaataagcTTTGACCTAAACCAGTGGTCTCACACTCTAGTCCTTGAGCCCCAGGGTACTCGAACTTCTAGATGTATCCTTGAACCTACAAATTTCAATGAAATGGCTAAACTTCATCACCAGCATTCAGTCAAGCTCTACAGAAATCTCCTAATAAGCCTGTAGTGGAGCTAGGGTGTGctaaagcagagaaacatctaaaagtttcaggacACCGACTCTTGAGGAGTGGAGTTTGAGACAACTGATCTAAACCTTTCCATGCTCCCTTTAGTTGAAGGTTGAGATTCATTATGCTGAAGGAAGTCGGACCTCGCCGCAGTCTAAAGTATTTTTCTGCCTCTAACATACTGTATTTTCTCCCAGGTTTGATCTGTATGAAGCTCAAACAaccttcttcctctttcttatCTGAAAGCTTGGtatattgttttagaaattaaCCCTGATTTAAACTTCTCCAGAACTTCCTCTCTGATGTGTCTGCTGAGGTTCTTGGTCTTTATGATGCAGTTTATTCGCTCAtcttctctaacaaacctctgaggccaaACAGAACTTCTGACGGGAAATGCTTGAACTGGACCAGGGGCCTCATGCGTAAAAGCGCaattttcacactaaaacttggcgtacggaaaaatttagaaaaatgcggcgcacaaaaaaaaaaaaaaaaaaaaaaaaaaaaaaatcggacgCATAAAGCCGTGCGCACGCACGTGGCTGGCACCTTTCCTTTATACATCCTACTTTGCGGGAAATAGAGcgcagctgctggtccgcccTGTCGCCACCCATgaatacatatgtaaattagtataaatacccggaagtctgccaccacgtgaagcaataaccatggcaacgtccttgttcgaagcagtataagtatttataataacaataattatatattttatttaaaaggtgctttgagGACACATAATGTCacgtcacaaaaataaaaatccaaattaaaaaaataaaaaataaagagatcctGCAGATGCCTGTTGGAACAGCAGCGCGTTCAGCcgggatttaaagacagacagcgCGTCACAGAGTCCTTTGAGTGGGTAAAGTGGACGTTTATTCTACATGCTTTATGTCCATAAGGCGCATTCACAAAGCGGGCGACTCgactgaaggatgactgcagctggaccggCACCGGTACCGCACGGCTCttttgctcagagctccaggaagATCGGTGTGAGCAAACTAAACGCTCATaaatcatcatcaacatttcacatcaatatgatctctgatcaatcgctccctctgaatccttccattggcgatgttctccatcagaacCAAAGCGCCCCACAATTACGCGGCTACGTAATTGTGGGGCGTGTGATTGCACCTTAAAAATAATCGAAcctattgattatttttaatcagcatgtttgagttaatctgctgatcaAACCCTGTTATCTTCTAttagtgagaatgaaatgaCCCCATGGATGCATTTCATGCGCTTCGGCGCACAGGCCAATGCGGTATGacacaaaaactgagaaaaagtactatttacattcGAGCGAGGTTTTCACATaggctatttttattttttactttctttattttgtgtgcgtgttagcttattgtctgaggataaatgcggttcagtttcatcgtttacgtttttaaacaataaaatattaaaatcatgaaaaacacatcgggtttgatgcttcttggtctaaataacacCGAATGTcgtcagatttcagtgtatttaggcGAGTTTTCATGCTTTCTAGTTTGATATTGTCGACAGAAAAAGTTTGCGTGACTGCCGCACATTGTCACACCAgcaatttttatacatgccgacttATGCGTAAAATATGACGCCGTACATTTTTTATGTGCGCACTCACGCTTTGTGCATGAGGCCCCAGATGTTTGGAGGAATCAGAGTAAACCGGCTGACAATAATTGATGAAAACTGATCTCTCAACATAAATGAGGAAAATCtcataaaatctgtaaaactgctctgtaaatatattcatagcacagtttttttctcatgtCACTCAGGTAGAGTTCAGTGCTGCTACCTCAGGAGCAGTGATATCAATTTGGTAGCAAAGATGAAATGAAAAGGTGGTTGGACATACCCGGCTAAAACCACTCCTACAAACTTTGCGAGCTTAAGGACAGCGTCCCAGTCACCCACACCCAACACATGTTCTGTGAGCAGGAACATAACTCCCACTGGCAAGTACctggaacaaaaaaacagtcaaaaaataaaaggtttaataaaaaGGATGttccaaatatattttaaatgaacgGTTAAGAGTGGAAGCTCTTAAACATAGGTAAATAGAACCTATGTTCTATTTACATAGGTAAATAGAACtgaatatgtaaaagaaatgaCATCTGCTCAGATACTGTCTGATCTTACCACAAGATCCAGTTGACTATGACTTTTATGGCATCATTCAGGCATTGAATGGCATCCACGGTGCTTCTTGCCTCCTTTCCAATCCTGTTTATCATGATGCCGATGACGAATGACCAGATGACCAGTCCTAACATGTTGGGTCCATCAACATACTTGCCTATTAGTTTTGTCTCAGTGCCATTCTgcgcaaaaaaaacaacaaaaaaacagcacacaCATGGTGGCTCCAGCCCTCTGACAACAATATTGTACGAGCACATCACCTTGTTGGACAATGCATGTTACTTTTTCATAATAAGTCAACATAAAACCATTGACCTTGATGTATTTAATATGCATTTCTTTTGTAATAGACCACTCTCTAAGGCACTGCATCATCGTGAAATGGAAAGGCACAAACTCAAGTGTTTAAACCCtttagacacaaaaaacaaacacaagggAAATGGAGCCGAATGGAATGTAGAAGGGAAACCAGCAAGGAGTGACTGAGAAAGTGGTGTATCAATACTGTTAGGTTGAACAAATGCTGAACAAAGATCTGTGCTGATGAGCTAatgggttgcaggtgtgaggagaGAAAGCAGAAGGCAGgctgaggagagagaaagaggaagtggCACAAGGGGCGAGGGAAAGCAGATTTCGGACTAGGAAATGaatctaacaaaaataattagacaTAAGAAACATAATGAAAACTAGAGTAACTAAGGACAGGACtagacacaaaaataaatataactagaATCCCTAAGAAGGAACTGATGTAAAACTAGAAACAAGGCAGAACGAAGTACATAAGGAacacaaataatgacaaaacaaaaacaaactcaaacaaccCAAGATCCTGATAGTATGAGTgtttgcatggttgtttgtcctatGTGCCTCTGTTCCCCTGTGATGCATCCCTCCTGACACCCAACGACAACTGTGGCACACCTCGCTGTCACATTGGCAAACACCACCTCCCCATTCAGGCTTTAAACTAGAAGAAACTCAAGGCCATTTGTTTTTTTCGTCTTCaatttgaagtttgtggctgtaaaatgACAATTCTAGAATGGAAACAAAGATCAAGAGAAAATACCCACCAGTTTTGGATCAAGTTCGAGGCCAGGTTCTTctcttttaaaatgaacaatctCAGTCTTGTActgggagaaaaagagaaactgtgTTAAATTTCCAAACCCCAAATGGTGAAATTACACAGTGAGCTGTGGGCCAGAATAAAAGCATACCTGCTCATAGAAAGCCTGAAAGAAGCTCTCTGGAACCATGTTCCTGTGAGAGTAAAAGGAgtgtcagaaaaaaactgagataaatgttaaagacaaaaaaaacttgaggATATAACTTTACCCAGAGTCTCATCTCACAGAAACCTAGATAGTTGAACTAATATTCGTCAAAGATGATAAGATCTCTAATTTAACATACAGCCAGAAAATGCAGAACATCATGAATTTGGTCTCACCTTATTAGATCCTGCACGATCACGTGCAAGATGAAGGCTGACACATCCTCTTCTTCATTATGATCTTCAATCTCTCCCACACCAGGCTGGATGGAGAGAACCAGAAACATTGCTGCAACACAAAGCATCAGGCAGGACGTCAAAAGCAATAACACAGTACAAAATAGCTGTCTtcataaatctattttaaaatttgctgcCCATGATAAATTTACCGAGAATTACGACTATTAGGGTAGAGCCACAGATGAAGGCTCCTGTGATGATGGCTGTTTTCCGGGATACTTTGATGTTTAATCCAGTTACTCCTGAGAAaagagagcagaaccagaatttCATCTGAAGGCTAAGGACAACATGCCAGTTCAAGTGTGTCCTAGCAATAGTCTAAATTTCAGAACTGATCTTCATGTTCTTATACTTTTTAGTTATAAGAAATATATGGTGTGAACATAAGATGAGTATAACATCTAGATACATATGTAGTCAAGTGGTTTCAGCAACATCTATAAAGAATAGCCACCAAAAGATGAGTGAGTATCTTTTCAATCTATCTCTATGGCAATGATAAGTTAATACATCACGTGTCTGAATTCATATTTAGCTTGCCTGCAAGCACGCTTGTCACGATGAGGGGGAGACTAAACATCTGAAGCATGTGCAGAAGCATATCCCCTGGTATGCTGATCCAGTTTTTTAATTGTTCAGTTATAGGAACTGCAGCCCTCAGCAGAAACCCAATGCCTAAACCTgttgggcaaaaaaaaaacggaaaaaaaagaaaaaaaaaccacaatcaTAAACAGAATATatatgtatgaaaaaaaaacttccacatgtaaaaacaacccACACTGTTGCACACTTTATAACAGCCTTAATAAATAGATGGGagtgctttaataaaaatagtgaATGATATATTTTGCAGacatattttcaaagtttatttcactttgttcATAGGCAACATTGTACCCTAATGCTgaataagtaaaacaaaaatgttggtcATCTATGTGTGTAAAACAGTGACTAACAGCATGTTATTTACACAATATATTACTGCTATTTTACAACGCTGTGGACAATGTACAAGAATTTCACGGTCATGATATGAAATATTCAACAAAGTACATT
It encodes the following:
- the LOC114157443 gene encoding excitatory amino acid transporter 3-like, whose product is MRESILQAFCMLGVTLGLGIGFLLRAAVPITEQLKNWISIPGDMLLHMLQMFSLPLIVTSVLAGVTGLNIKVSRKTAIITGAFICGSTLIVVILAMFLVLSIQPGVGEIEDHNEEEDVSAFILHVIVQDLIRNMVPESFFQAFYEQYKTEIVHFKREEPGLELDPKLNGTETKLIGKYVDGPNMLGLVIWSFVIGIMINRIGKEARSTVDAIQCLNDAIKVIVNWILWYLPVGVMFLLTEHVLGVGDWDAVLKLAKFVGVVLAGLAVQAFIVFPMIYVVLTRRNPFLIFKQTSRALTTAFIIASSAATLPLTLQCCEENVKVDKKLCRLMLPIVTSINRTGLAFYEVSATIFIAQLHDITLGVGQIIAIGLSSSIITFGTAGIPATGAVTTILILTAVGLPAEHAAILIGVEWILDHFITVVNVLVNVFGVAITNHVWHDDLISLEKMPSIERTRSIKDIEMDLSFFDSDEEFISSTPSSYSRSISPKRGDHLRTVVTPPS